GACATTGCGTCTTTCGTTACCTGGTAGTCAAACATCTCGTTCTTGGTTTGCGTATCCCACTCGCCGAGTCGTACTTTCACCTCCTCCGTTTTTCGGTTCTGGACGCAGTGTGCCGCCGTCAGGACGACCGACGGATGGATCAGAGATCCACCGCACTGGTAGACGTTGATCACCTGCTCGAGGGCTTTCTCCTCCTTAAGAATCGCCACCATCCATGGGAACTCTCCGTACTCTGACTCGCCATCGTTGTCACCGGTAATGCGGAATCCCACACCGTCCGCATTGCGCAGACCACATGTGTGTGGTCTGTCGACTGTTTTATCGAAAGGATTCTGCGTAGCGGTGCCTACTTTATCTGTACGGATCAGATGATAAAAAAACCATAGTTGGTAGTAATTGTAGATCCgatagcaacaaacaaaaccagctcCTGAAGCATTAACTGTTAGTGTGAGGTTAGTACGCAAAGCTACCTGGTTTAGTACCGATCACGCCACCGTTAtagccaccaccagcaccaggaTTCTTAACACCTCCCGGGCCCGAAGGATGTTGGTCAGGTCCAGCGCCCACAGGTTGTTTTTCCTGTGTTGCTCCCGAGCCAGGAGCATTGAGACCGGTTACTCCAGATTGGGAAGGCGATGTACTGCCACCTTGTTGGCTGGGCGTTGGAGCACCTCCACCTACTCCGGGTCCGCCGGATCCTCCAGAAGTAGGACCACCAGTTCCTCCAGTTCCTTGTTGAGTTGGTTTTTGACCAGGCGATCCACCTGCTCCACCTGGTTGCTGTCCAGTTCCTGCTCCGATGCCTGGCGTACCAGTACCTTGGCCCGTAGGCGGTTTAGCTGCCCCACTGCCCACTCCTCCAGCTCCTTGTTGAGTTGGTTTTTGACCAGGCGATCCACCTGCTCCACCTGGTTGCTGTCCACTTCCTGCTCCGATTCCTGGCGTACCAGTACCTTGGCCCGTAGGCGGTTTAGCTGCCCCACTGCCCGGTTGTGAACCACCCGTAGCCGGTTGATTAACACCAGTAGATCCCGGCGAGCCTGGCTTGGTGCCGCTTCCCCCCACAGGTGGTCCGCCACCCTGTACCTGCGGTATTTGTGGCGGGTCCTTTACCTGATTAGCAGTAGtacctccaccaccgccagcaaTCTGATTCGCACCAACCAACACCGTTTGCTCGTCGCTTGCAGAAGATGAGTCAGGCCGCGAGCAGGATCTATCACCCTGACAGCCTCCAGCGCCATGTCCTTGCCCTTGCCCATAGCCCTGACCATGCCCATGAGGTTTACCACCACCGACACCAACGCCTGCCGTTGGCTTATTACCAGTTCCCAGCTGTCCTTCACCGCCAGGGATCGGCTGTACCGGGCCTGTTCCTTGATTGGGAGGAACCGATCCTGTACCCGGACCCGCACCAGGTACCGTCACTGGACCTGCATTCGTTCCGGGAACCGTCACCGGTACCGTCCCCGGAGGAACCACgatttcatcttcatcttcggGAGTGGGGCAACACTTTAGCAGATAGTCCTCGCACTCGTTGTCGGGATTGAAGCGAATGTCGATGATGTTTGCACCATCGGTGTTATGTTCACCGTTAGGACAAAGGTGAAGCTTCACGCACTCCCCGCCGGTACATTTCTGTAGAAGAGGAACCGCGCAGAGAAAACATAAGCAAACGGTTACAAACTGTGCTTGTTGTTTCCAGGATGTAGGTTGGTGTCACTAGCGAAAGCTGTGCTACTTACGATAACCTCGTCATCTGCACATCGCGTCAGCACTAGGCAAAGACCCAACAGCAGCCCAAGTCGCCACAGCATCGTGCACCAGCAGATCTACCAGGCAGGAAAGGCGAAAATCGCACTAATTAAACACACATTCACCCGAAAACACGCACGATCGCTAGATTTATTCATCGGAAGCGCGTTGCTAATGCGAATTATCGCTTTAAACAACGATTcgcgcaccacacacacataagcaCAAACCGTTCAGAACAAGCTTTACTTACCTAAAtcgggaaaaaataataaacggtAATAATGATCAACGAAAACTGAACTGGCACCCTTTCGATGGGAAGTAACTGATCGCAGCAAATATTttgccacacgcacacaagcgCTCACTTCGCCGTAGTACGGCGCGGCTGGATTGGGTGGTGGATTGACTGTCCAAACCGCTTCCTAGTGCGGTTCGGCTCGAACTGATTCTACCGTAGGTTGGGCCACTTCCACGAAACCGACGCGAAATCGCGTGGTAGGCAAAGAAAATTCAACGTACGAAGCGCGTACGGGCCTATCGCGGGTATCCCCACCCATTCGCGGGACCAGTTCGTTTCGTACCCGTGTAGATAATTAGCCTTCGCATACATGCGCACAGCCCCCGGAGGGCGTTTTGCGGCGTTAAGCGTGGCGTCGAGCGCATCGTTCGGACTTCGATTCGTTTGGTGTGTAGCGGTTTAGCGGCCTGCCGAACGAACATGCTGCGTGATGCAGGAGATGTATCTTTGGTGCACGGAAATGAAATGTAGGTGTGTATACGATACAATAAGTATacaaagcaaagcaatttGGCGATTAGGACGAAGAGAGTTCATTGATCAGCGTTAGAGCGTTCCTTGCACGACcaagacctcttgaggttgttgggCCGATTAAGAAGGTGTGTGTATATACGGAcgaaagaaaattttaaagcaatcaaaacagtttaatttttaaataaagaaaggcatttttttttccaactaaTCTTTTCAATACCCTTGCCACCAGTCATTCTATGGCGACTGGTAGAATTGGGATAGATGAACGGTAATCGCGTGAAACAAATGCTAATCGCTAGGTTTGTGGAGTTCTCCAAGTAAtttcttcgtttgttttcatacCGCTGACCTTCGCCGATGATCCCACCCGGTAGGTCCGTTTGTACGTTGATAATAATGCGAGCGTAATTGAACGTAGCTAAACAGCGGTACTGGGACACTTGCACATGGAGAATGCTTCAAAATGGCGTTTGTAGCAATCAGTGTGTATTTTCGCTGGTCAATATTTGGGTAAAAACGCCAGGCGGGAAATGGATTGGGAGGAAATGTCATCAACTTAGCAACATTGGAACGATCACATGAACAATGATGACGGTTTGTACTTTCCCACCGGCACGTCCTTATCAACTGGTTCCGGCTCTACCAATCTGTTTCTTGCAATGTTCTCTGTGCTTAAAATCTGTACATGGTTTTTCCCTAAAAATGTCAACATCGTTAATATATCCTCTATAGCGGATCGTTGATCGCTTGGATTGCTAttagaatgattttttttttcatatgcaATCAATCCCAGGTGGTCTACAAATGGCGATggaacagaacaaaaagaaagaataatgCACCTCTTCTTTGTCAccacctcaagaggtctataAGGCCGTTTGCTGGGCTTTCTTCGAGTTTACTTTtgaaggaaagaagaatgaaTAACTATTAAAGCATATTACAACACTCCAcgcttggtggtggtgcgttaGCTACCGAATAGATTGTCTTTTCTTGAAGCAGAATACACAACACTGCTCAGCATGTTCATCCCCTACAGCGAGAAACTACGTTGACTTTCAATATTAAAGTACTTTTGCACCCGGGGAATACACGGACGTTTTGTCTGTTTGCAACTTTGCTGCTCGTAAGCAATGGGAATCCATGAGCAATATTATAGACAAATGACATTTTATTGATAATTGGATAGCTGGCTACCTGAAGCAGCTGAAATTTGCAGTCATTTTACATCGACTTGCTGGTAGCGCTCATTGAATACACCGCGGACCCGCACACTGCCATGCTTCAAGTGATGGCATACAATGCTTATTTACCCGAAGCGGCCGCTGTTGATAAGTAATGACCTATGCTGCGATAGGAAATCCCGTATTGTTGGAAATTCCATGTACACTGGAACCTTCCAATCATACggctgttttgttgtattaatAAAATCCAGCCATGTCGCTATATTCACATTATGTTTCCTTATAATATCACGTGGTGGTCATAAAACTGCCAATGCACTAGCGCTTTCAAAGGATAGTTCTTGACGCCCAACTGCAGACGCTGCACCAATAAAGGAAGCTGCACCTAGTGCGAAGAGTGTAAATGTGGACAGATTAATTCCGCATAGCATAACGCAGACCCAACCAGTATCCTTGTCTGAGGATTTCAATGACTATCGTAACGTTGCAACttgttctttctttcgttctttctaTTACATAAACACTAACTgcataaacataataaaacacacacaaaaaggccTTCTTTTAGCTATCTTTATTCAGAGGAGTTAAAAACTCACGTCCTCGTTGGCCGGGTTAGCATTTTTAAGTCCCTTTTTCCCGGGCGTGGATCCTCTTAGTTCGTGCATGATCGGCTCGATCGGTTTCAGCGCTCGAATTGGCGCCCTCTACGGCCAAACGGTCGAAGCTCGCTGTCGCATTCGAATCGCCCGTTGAATAATATTCAACACTGCCAATGAAGCTATGGGTAAATTAGGCTGACAGGCTTTTTTCATTAGCAGtagttatttaaattaagaaaaacaaaagaccaGAACTCTaattatataataaaaaagcCAATTATGCCATTGCGCTGGTtgacaaaattttaaattaacaaaacgcTTGCGACATAATACACATCATCTTATCCACTCAATACTAGAAAAATACGAATTCATATGAGAAGTTGTTActatttcaaatcaaatgtCTGTGTTTTACCGTGAGTGTAAAACGTGTATATAACTGGTTTCGGTACAATCtttatcaattaattttcacacataaaacatcaaaacccCTTTGTTTCGTTAAATTTCTTCGACTCCAGatcatattttcatttgcttttctATTAACACTGATTCGTTGTTCCATTCAAAAATCGTCAGAATACACGTGAATTGATATAAGAGAAATACGAGTAACATaactattgatttttttcccagCTTATCATATATGTAGGTACTTTATCGCGCTATGCGTACTGATAGTAGTTGCTGGAAATATTTCTCTGCCGCAGATGATCGTCGATCCATCCGCGAAACATTGACACgttcacatacacaccggGAATTCCATCCTCGCCACATCCAATGCCCCACGCAACCATGCCGGCCTGATAGTAACGGTTTAAAGTACCCGGGATCGGACAAACCAGTGGTGAGCCACCGTCACCCTTGCACGTGTCTCGTCCCTTCTCGCCACCGGCGCAGATAAGGCTCTTGTGCAGCTTAAACCGTCGTCCAAGACGTGTCGTGCGCAACGCTCTCTGACACTGACCGC
This region of Anopheles marshallii chromosome 2, idAnoMarsDA_429_01, whole genome shotgun sequence genomic DNA includes:
- the LOC128718932 gene encoding uncharacterized PE-PGRS family protein PE_PGRS54-like — translated: MLWRLGLLLGLCLVLTRCADDEVIKCTGGECVKLHLCPNGEHNTDGANIIDIRFNPDNECEDYLLKCCPTPEDEDEIVVPPGTVPVTVPGTNAGPVTVPGAGPGTGSVPPNQGTGPVQPIPGGEGQLGTGNKPTAGVGVGGGKPHGHGQGYGQGQGHGAGGCQGDRSCSRPDSSSASDEQTVLVGANQIAGGGGGTTANQVKDPPQIPQVQGGGPPVGGSGTKPGSPGSTGVNQPATGGSQPGSGAAKPPTGQGTGTPGIGAGSGQQPGGAGGSPGQKPTQQGAGGVGSGAAKPPTGQGTGTPGIGAGTGQQPGGAGGSPGQKPTQQGTGGTGGPTSGGSGGPGVGGGAPTPSQQGGSTSPSQSGVTGLNAPGSGATQEKQPVGAGPDQHPSGPGGVKNPGAGGGYNGGVIGTKPDKVGTATQNPFDKTVDRPHTCGLRNADGVGFRITGDNDGESEYGEFPWMVAILKEEKALEQVINVYQCGGSLIHPSVVLTAAHCVQNRKTEEVKVRLGEWDTQTKNEMFDYQDRNVVEIVSHAEFYKGGLFNDVALLFLDKPADLMETVNTICLPPANHNFDLSRCFASGWGKDVFGKQGTYQVILKKIELPIMPNEQCQTALRTTRLGKRFKLHKSFICAGGEKGRDTCKGDGGSPLVCPIPGAVNHYYQAGMVAWGIGCGEDGIPGVYVNVPMFRGWIDDHLRQRNITDSFYLYS